A DNA window from Massilia putida contains the following coding sequences:
- the mobB gene encoding molybdopterin-guanine dinucleotide biosynthesis protein B, with protein MSRIESPCGPVLGVIGWSGSGKTTLLEYVVGRLAASGLRVNVVKHSHHDIMLEPPHKDSARMRAAGAAEVMIASPYRVAIMRELRGADEPSLAEHLTRLAPADLTLVEGYKWEALPKLEVYRPEVGKPPMFPSDPHIVAVASSMARPDGLAPHVAWLDLSDPDAVLNWIRNFNRLPP; from the coding sequence GTGTCCCGTATTGAGTCTCCCTGCGGCCCCGTGCTCGGCGTCATCGGCTGGTCCGGCAGCGGCAAGACGACGCTGCTGGAATACGTCGTGGGGCGCCTGGCGGCGTCCGGGTTGCGCGTCAACGTCGTCAAGCACAGCCACCACGACATCATGCTGGAACCGCCGCACAAGGACAGCGCCCGCATGCGCGCGGCCGGCGCGGCGGAGGTCATGATCGCGTCGCCGTACCGCGTGGCCATCATGCGCGAACTGCGCGGGGCGGACGAGCCGTCGCTGGCCGAGCATCTGACGCGCCTGGCGCCGGCCGACCTGACGCTGGTCGAAGGCTATAAGTGGGAAGCGCTGCCCAAGCTGGAGGTGTACCGGCCGGAAGTGGGCAAGCCGCCGATGTTTCCGAGCGACCCGCACATCGTGGCCGTCGCGTCCAGCATGGCGCGGCCGGACGGGCTGGCGCCGCACGTGGCGTGGCTCGATTTATCCGACCCCGACGCGGTCTTGAACTGGATCAGAAATTTCAATCGCCTGCCGCCCTAA
- a CDS encoding ExeA family protein has product MYTHYFHLKQAPFSIAPDPRYLFMSERHREALAHLLYGIGSGGGFVLLTGEIGAGKTTVCRCFIEQVPDDCRLAYVFNPKLTVEELLQTICDEFRIDVAPAAGVKAGVKSYIDAINAYLLESHARGHNNVLVIDEAQNLSAQVLEQLRLLTNLETSERKLLQIILIGQPELRTMLARPELEQLAQRVIARYHLGPLSAAETGAYVAHRLAVAGVQGATPVPATLAPLIHRLTDGVPRRINLLCDRAMLGAYVENSREATPKIVRRAAREVFAGEGQSSAPRTPMRWPFVAGGVLAGAAISAAAWQAVPHIPAPAPTPASVKMQAAAPAKVAGASAKPLALSTQDAALRELGALWGQQLPASAPCDGAPRLGLRCYQGRGGLYELRLLDRPAIIALHDGAKVGYAVLTGMDDNSATLTIDGRRHTVNLGLLATRVDGDYTTMWKVPRGFRDQVGPGDSGPDVDWIAARLAELDGKRAAPPAGQVLDEPTRRLLRAFQVKQNLKADGLAGPRTYMRLNQLTGVDEPRLLAATGK; this is encoded by the coding sequence ATGTACACACATTACTTTCATCTGAAGCAGGCGCCGTTCTCGATCGCGCCCGATCCGCGTTACCTGTTCATGAGCGAACGCCATCGCGAGGCGCTTGCGCATCTGCTGTACGGGATAGGCAGCGGCGGCGGCTTCGTGCTGCTCACGGGCGAGATCGGCGCCGGCAAGACGACCGTGTGCCGCTGCTTCATCGAGCAGGTGCCGGACGACTGCCGCCTGGCCTATGTCTTCAATCCCAAGCTGACGGTCGAAGAGCTGCTGCAGACGATCTGCGACGAATTCCGCATCGACGTGGCGCCGGCGGCCGGCGTGAAAGCCGGGGTGAAGTCCTACATCGATGCGATCAATGCCTATCTGCTAGAAAGCCATGCGCGGGGCCACAACAACGTGCTCGTGATCGACGAGGCGCAGAACCTGTCGGCCCAGGTGCTGGAGCAGCTGCGCCTCCTGACGAACCTCGAGACGAGCGAGCGCAAGCTCCTGCAGATCATCCTGATCGGCCAGCCGGAACTGCGCACGATGCTCGCGCGGCCGGAGCTGGAGCAGCTGGCTCAGCGCGTCATCGCCCGCTACCACCTGGGGCCCTTGTCCGCCGCCGAGACGGGCGCCTATGTCGCGCACCGACTGGCCGTCGCGGGCGTGCAGGGCGCGACGCCGGTGCCGGCCACCCTGGCGCCGCTGATCCACCGCCTGACGGACGGCGTGCCGCGCCGCATCAACCTGCTGTGCGACCGCGCCATGCTCGGTGCCTATGTCGAGAACAGCCGCGAGGCGACACCGAAGATCGTGCGCCGCGCCGCGCGCGAGGTGTTCGCCGGCGAAGGCCAGTCTTCCGCGCCGCGCACGCCGATGCGCTGGCCGTTCGTGGCCGGCGGCGTGCTGGCGGGGGCGGCGATCAGCGCGGCGGCGTGGCAGGCCGTCCCGCATATTCCCGCGCCCGCACCCACACCCGCATCCGTGAAGATGCAGGCGGCCGCGCCGGCGAAGGTTGCCGGCGCGTCGGCGAAACCGCTGGCGCTGTCCACGCAGGACGCCGCGCTGCGCGAGCTGGGTGCACTGTGGGGCCAGCAGCTGCCGGCCAGTGCCCCGTGCGACGGCGCGCCGCGCCTCGGCCTGCGCTGCTACCAGGGCCGCGGGGGCCTGTACGAACTGCGCCTGCTCGACCGCCCGGCCATCATCGCCCTGCACGACGGCGCCAAGGTCGGCTACGCCGTGCTGACCGGCATGGACGACAACAGCGCCACGCTGACCATCGACGGCCGGCGCCACACCGTGAATCTCGGATTGCTGGCGACGCGCGTCGACGGCGACTACACGACGATGTGGAAGGTGCCGCGCGGTTTCCGCGACCAGGTCGGACCCGGCGACAGCGGCCCGGACGTCGACTGGATCGCCGCCCGCCTGGCGGAGCTGGACGGCAAGCGCGCGGCGCCGCCCGCGGGCCAGGTCCTGGACGAGCCGACACGGCGCCTGCTGCGCGCCTTCCAGGTGAAGCAGAACCTCAAGGCGGACGGCCTGGCCGGCCCGCGCACCTATATGCGCCTGAACCAGCTCACCGGCGTCGACGAGCCGCGCCTGCTGGCAGCCACGGGAAAATGA
- a CDS encoding GFA family protein, whose translation MRTWHGSCHCGAVRFAADIDLARGTIRCNCGLCTKQRNWAAIVPASAFRLLAGGGTLTEYRCNTRTERHLFCATCGIRPFGTGTSPRWGEYVAVSVHCLDDLPLDARAALPVTYLNGRDDDWEHPPADVRNL comes from the coding sequence GTGCGTACCTGGCACGGCAGCTGCCATTGCGGCGCCGTGCGCTTCGCGGCCGACATCGACCTGGCGCGCGGTACGATCCGCTGCAACTGCGGCCTGTGCACGAAGCAGCGCAACTGGGCGGCGATCGTGCCCGCGTCCGCGTTCCGCCTGCTCGCTGGCGGCGGCACGCTCACCGAATACCGCTGCAACACGCGCACGGAACGCCACCTGTTCTGCGCGACGTGCGGCATCCGGCCGTTCGGCACAGGCACGTCGCCGCGCTGGGGAGAGTATGTCGCCGTCAGCGTGCATTGTCTCGACGACTTGCCGCTTGACGCACGCGCGGCGCTGCCCGTGACGTATCTGAACGGCCGCGACGACGACTGGGAACATCCCCCGGCCGACGTGCGCAACCTGTAG
- a CDS encoding DUF883 domain-containing protein — protein METPEPSSMTQQRLIGDLRLVIENAEELLKNTDHYTGVVYQNARAKLAVALNAANEELARFEEEQLNRMMEATRAANELHHDSTGEARILRAFYH, from the coding sequence ATGGAAACCCCAGAACCAAGCTCCATGACGCAGCAGCGCTTGATCGGCGACCTGCGACTCGTCATCGAAAACGCGGAAGAATTGCTGAAGAATACCGATCACTACACCGGTGTCGTGTACCAGAACGCGCGTGCCAAGCTTGCCGTGGCGCTCAATGCCGCCAACGAGGAGCTGGCCCGCTTCGAAGAGGAACAGCTGAACCGGATGATGGAAGCGACGCGTGCGGCGAACGAACTGCATCACGACAGCACCGGCGAAGCACGCATCCTGCGCGCCTTCTACCACTGA
- a CDS encoding GIN domain-containing protein gives MKNALKPTALAAALAAGAIATTPASFAQPQDAGTGVATEQRAVTAFSAIELAGPYHVVIDAQAKPSLELTGERKQLAEIETVVRGDTLVVRPVQRNGFFFNFGKRHETVTVRIGAAALKRLTVAGSGDVEIDRIGGERFTLAGNGPGDIHASGAVRQLTVTSSGSGDLDLHRLKAADVDLALNGPGDVQLSDIGNTLAVQQAGSGDLKADGLRTAKVTARMRGPGDIKLSGTSRELDLEMSGSGDLDAAGLRADKATVRGRGPGGVTLATVGDTLDAELSGSGGLTANLAAKRLLLRMHGPGDAHIDGTVAQVDAQLAGSGSLDGRGLTAGHADIAVHGPGTASVNVNGNERPDAKTAGRGQLLLVDRSGSHTSR, from the coding sequence ATGAAAAACGCCCTCAAGCCCACCGCCCTCGCCGCCGCGCTCGCGGCCGGCGCCATCGCCACGACACCCGCCTCGTTCGCCCAGCCGCAGGATGCGGGCACCGGCGTCGCCACCGAACAGCGTGCGGTCACGGCGTTTTCCGCGATCGAGCTGGCGGGGCCGTACCACGTCGTGATCGACGCCCAGGCGAAACCGTCGCTGGAACTGACGGGCGAACGCAAGCAGCTGGCCGAGATCGAGACCGTCGTGCGCGGCGATACGCTCGTCGTGCGGCCCGTGCAACGCAACGGCTTCTTCTTCAATTTCGGCAAGCGCCACGAGACGGTCACCGTGCGCATCGGCGCCGCGGCGCTCAAGCGCCTGACGGTGGCCGGCAGCGGCGACGTCGAGATCGACCGCATCGGCGGCGAGCGCTTCACGCTGGCCGGCAACGGCCCCGGCGACATCCACGCGAGCGGCGCCGTGCGCCAGCTGACCGTGACGTCCAGCGGCAGCGGCGACCTGGACCTGCACCGCCTGAAAGCGGCCGACGTCGACCTCGCGCTGAACGGGCCGGGCGACGTGCAGCTGTCCGATATCGGCAACACGCTGGCCGTGCAGCAGGCCGGCTCGGGCGACCTGAAAGCGGACGGCCTGCGCACGGCGAAGGTCACGGCGCGCATGCGCGGCCCGGGCGATATCAAGCTGTCGGGCACGAGCCGCGAACTGGACCTGGAGATGTCCGGCTCGGGCGACCTCGACGCCGCCGGTCTCAGGGCGGACAAGGCGACGGTGCGCGGACGCGGTCCGGGCGGCGTCACGCTGGCGACGGTCGGCGACACGCTGGACGCGGAGCTGAGCGGCTCCGGCGGCCTCACGGCGAACCTGGCGGCCAAGCGCCTGCTGCTGCGCATGCACGGTCCGGGCGACGCGCACATCGACGGCACCGTGGCGCAGGTCGATGCGCAGCTCGCGGGTTCGGGCAGCCTGGATGGACGCGGCCTGACGGCGGGCCACGCGGACATCGCCGTGCACGGACCGGGCACCGCCAGCGTCAACGTGAACGGCAACGAGCGCCCGGATGCGAAAACCGCCGGACGCGGCCAGCTGCTGCTCGTCGACCGCAGCGGGTCGCACACGTCCCGGTAA
- the bufB gene encoding MNIO family bufferin maturase, giving the protein MAAGIGLRAPHYRDFLDRKPGIGWVEVHTENFLARAGHDWHVLQTVRRDYPVSLHGVGLGLGSVHGFSDDHLARVAALARALEPVLVSEHLSWGALRDRQLNDLLPVQLDAAALDLVAARVQRVQEALGRRILVENVSTYVRCAGDAMSEAAFLAELARRTGCGVLLDVNNLYVNAHNHGEDPLAAIAALPAGCVGEIHLGGHLVTEDGLIDHHGARVAPPVWDLYRAALARFGVVSTLVEWDTDLPALDVLLDEAARADRIAAAAKPAAATPAAAKPAAENPAAENPAAEKPAASLPCAAAVPAGPASVAGLDAVQQAFGAALFDGAREAALAPLLKGDPRRFGIYRGNLGAHWSRALSSAYPVLRRLVGDEFFDALARVYGRAHPAVDPDLNRFGAALPDFVAGFVPAADYPYLADVARLEWSVHEAWFAPDADGPAATLAGFAPDAFEAARAVLHPSLRLHASPWATAALWHAHQDGGPDFPDALRADTHALVLRPRFDVRVQAIGAAEYAALSRLARGDTFGAALDAAFDVDEDFDVAAHLRRWLEHGIVTKIEGDTGEG; this is encoded by the coding sequence ATGGCCGCCGGCATCGGCCTGCGCGCACCGCATTACCGCGACTTCCTCGACCGTAAGCCCGGCATCGGCTGGGTCGAGGTCCACACGGAAAACTTCCTCGCGCGCGCCGGCCATGATTGGCACGTGCTGCAGACGGTCCGGCGCGACTATCCCGTCAGCCTGCACGGTGTGGGCCTCGGTCTGGGCTCCGTGCACGGCTTTTCCGACGACCACCTGGCGCGCGTCGCCGCGCTCGCGCGGGCGCTCGAACCCGTCCTCGTGTCCGAACACCTCAGCTGGGGCGCGCTGCGCGACCGCCAGCTGAACGACCTGCTGCCTGTGCAGCTCGACGCCGCGGCCCTCGACCTCGTCGCGGCGCGCGTCCAGCGCGTGCAGGAGGCGCTCGGGCGGCGCATCCTCGTCGAAAACGTCTCGACGTATGTGCGCTGCGCGGGCGACGCGATGAGCGAGGCGGCGTTCCTCGCCGAACTCGCGCGCCGCACCGGCTGCGGCGTGCTGCTGGACGTGAACAACCTGTACGTCAACGCGCATAACCACGGCGAGGATCCGCTTGCCGCCATCGCGGCGCTGCCTGCCGGCTGCGTCGGCGAGATCCACCTGGGCGGCCATCTGGTCACCGAGGATGGCCTGATCGACCACCACGGCGCCCGCGTCGCGCCGCCCGTGTGGGACCTGTACCGCGCGGCATTGGCGCGCTTCGGCGTCGTGTCCACGCTCGTCGAGTGGGACACGGACCTGCCCGCGCTCGACGTGCTGCTGGACGAGGCGGCGCGGGCCGACCGCATCGCGGCCGCCGCAAAGCCTGCGGCTGCAACCCCTGCGGCTGCGAAACCTGCGGCCGAAAATCCTGCGGCCGAAAATCCTGCGGCCGAAAAGCCTGCGGCTTCGCTGCCCTGCGCCGCCGCCGTCCCGGCCGGGCCGGCATCGGTGGCTGGCCTGGACGCCGTCCAGCAAGCCTTCGGCGCCGCCCTGTTCGACGGCGCGCGCGAGGCCGCGCTGGCGCCGCTGCTCAAGGGCGATCCGCGCCGCTTCGGTATCTACCGCGGCAATCTGGGCGCGCACTGGAGCCGCGCCTTGTCCTCGGCGTACCCCGTGCTGCGCCGCCTGGTGGGCGACGAATTCTTCGACGCGCTGGCGCGGGTCTATGGCCGTGCGCACCCGGCGGTCGATCCGGACCTGAACCGCTTCGGCGCCGCGTTGCCCGATTTCGTCGCGGGCTTCGTGCCCGCCGCCGATTATCCGTACCTGGCGGACGTCGCGCGCCTCGAGTGGTCCGTGCACGAGGCCTGGTTCGCGCCCGATGCGGACGGTCCCGCCGCGACATTGGCCGGCTTTGCCCCCGACGCATTCGAAGCCGCGCGCGCCGTGCTGCACCCGTCGCTGCGCCTGCACGCATCGCCCTGGGCCACGGCGGCGTTGTGGCATGCGCACCAGGACGGCGGCCCGGACTTTCCCGACGCGCTGCGCGCGGACACGCACGCACTGGTGCTGCGGCCCCGTTTCGACGTGCGGGTGCAGGCCATCGGGGCGGCCGAATACGCGGCGCTGTCCCGGCTTGCGCGCGGGGACACGTTCGGCGCGGCGCTCGATGCGGCGTTCGATGTGGACGAGGACTTCGATGTGGCCGCGCACCTGCGGCGCTGGCTCGAGCACGGGATCGTGACGAAGATCGAGGGAGATACCGGGGAGGGGTAA
- the fumC gene encoding class II fumarate hydratase, with translation MENRIEKDSFGPIDVPNDHLWGAQTQRSLHHFHISSEKMAPELVAALAQVKRAAAAVNRSLGKLPADKADAIIRAADEVLEGRHPSEFPLSVWQTGSGTQSNMNMNEVLANRASELLGGERGEARLLHPNDHVNMGQSSNDMFPTAMHVAAAQAVAKDVLPAVARLRGTLEVKARDFADIVKIGRTHLQDATPLTLGQEFSGYVAQLEFAEHAIKNTLPGLLLLAAGGTAVGTGLNAHPEFANRIAAEISSRTGLQFKSAPNKFMALAGHDAMVLAHGAFKTLATALMKIANDVRWMASGPRSGLGEITIPENEPGSSIMPGKVNPTQCEALTMLCCQVFGNDVAITVGGSQGNFELNVFKPMIAHNFLQSARLLADGMRSFDEHCAKGIEPNRKRIGELMEQSLMLVTALAPHIGYDRAAQIAKTAQHNGLTLRQAALQSGFVDETQFDQWIVPIEMTRPSPA, from the coding sequence ATGGAAAACCGGATTGAGAAGGACAGTTTTGGCCCGATCGACGTACCGAACGATCATCTGTGGGGCGCGCAGACGCAGCGCTCGCTGCACCACTTCCACATCTCCAGCGAAAAGATGGCGCCCGAACTGGTCGCCGCGCTGGCGCAGGTGAAGCGCGCGGCCGCCGCCGTCAACCGCTCGCTCGGCAAGCTCCCCGCGGACAAGGCCGACGCCATCATCCGCGCCGCCGACGAAGTGCTGGAAGGCCGCCATCCGTCCGAGTTTCCGCTGTCCGTCTGGCAGACCGGCTCCGGCACCCAGAGCAATATGAACATGAACGAGGTGCTCGCCAACCGCGCCTCCGAGCTGCTGGGCGGCGAGCGCGGCGAAGCGCGGCTGCTGCACCCGAACGACCACGTCAACATGGGGCAGTCGTCGAACGACATGTTTCCGACCGCGATGCACGTGGCGGCCGCGCAGGCCGTCGCCAAGGACGTCCTGCCGGCGGTGGCCAGGCTGCGCGGCACGCTGGAAGTGAAGGCGCGCGACTTCGCCGACATCGTCAAGATCGGCCGCACCCACCTGCAGGATGCGACGCCGCTCACGCTGGGCCAGGAATTCTCCGGCTACGTGGCGCAGCTCGAATTCGCGGAACATGCGATCAAGAACACCCTCCCCGGCCTGCTGCTGCTGGCGGCCGGCGGGACCGCGGTGGGCACGGGCCTGAACGCACATCCGGAATTCGCCAACCGCATCGCGGCCGAGATCTCGTCGCGTACGGGCCTGCAATTCAAGTCGGCGCCGAACAAATTCATGGCGCTGGCCGGCCACGACGCGATGGTGCTAGCGCACGGCGCCTTCAAGACGCTGGCCACGGCCCTCATGAAGATCGCCAACGACGTGCGCTGGATGGCGTCCGGCCCGCGCTCGGGCCTGGGCGAGATCACGATCCCGGAAAACGAGCCGGGCAGCTCGATCATGCCGGGCAAGGTGAACCCCACCCAGTGCGAGGCACTGACGATGCTGTGTTGCCAGGTGTTCGGCAACGACGTCGCGATCACGGTCGGCGGTTCGCAAGGCAATTTCGAGCTGAACGTGTTCAAGCCGATGATCGCCCACAACTTCCTGCAGAGCGCACGCCTGCTGGCCGACGGCATGCGCTCGTTCGACGAGCATTGCGCCAAAGGCATCGAGCCGAACCGCAAGCGCATCGGCGAGCTGATGGAACAGTCGCTGATGCTGGTGACCGCGCTGGCCCCGCATATCGGGTATGATCGCGCCGCGCAGATCGCCAAGACGGCCCAGCACAACGGCCTCACCTTGCGCCAGGCGGCCCTGCAGTCCGGCTTCGTCGACGAGACGCAGTTCGACCAGTGGATCGTGCCGATCGAGATGACGCGGCCGAGCCCGGCGTAA
- a CDS encoding general secretion pathway protein GspB — MSYILEALKKAQAERQLGSAPTIHAQQVVAPSPAGTAASRKPLFIGLGAGALAAAAGALFVWRQAPAPGPVAAPRTVAAPASAAPKTLAVTAPPAPARSPEPASGAPETLAIAAPPAPARAREPAPAAVRPAPPRPAPAPAPAPAPAPAPAAAPPVPVVAAPVPAAAAAKPAPEDNLPFLQQLPDARQRDIPRVTFGGYMYSANPADRLLIVDKALRHEGEEVAPGLVLEKLLPKAAVMNYRGTRYRVPY; from the coding sequence ATGTCCTACATCCTCGAAGCGTTGAAGAAGGCCCAGGCCGAACGCCAGCTCGGCAGCGCGCCGACGATCCACGCGCAGCAGGTCGTCGCGCCGTCGCCCGCCGGCACGGCGGCCAGCCGCAAGCCGCTGTTCATCGGCCTGGGCGCCGGCGCGCTCGCCGCCGCCGCGGGCGCGCTGTTCGTGTGGCGGCAGGCGCCGGCACCGGGACCCGTCGCTGCGCCGCGGACCGTGGCGGCGCCCGCGTCCGCCGCGCCCAAGACACTGGCCGTCACCGCGCCGCCCGCGCCCGCGCGCTCGCCCGAACCCGCGTCCGGTGCGCCCGAGACGCTGGCCATCGCCGCGCCGCCGGCGCCTGCGCGTGCGCGCGAACCCGCGCCCGCGGCCGTCCGTCCGGCGCCGCCTCGTCCGGCTCCTGCTCCTGCTCCTGCTCCTGCTCCTGCTCCTGCTCCTGCTGCGGCCCCGCCTGTGCCCGTCGTCGCCGCGCCCGTGCCCGCCGCAGCAGCAGCCAAACCGGCTCCGGAAGACAATCTGCCGTTCCTGCAGCAACTGCCGGACGCCCGGCAGCGCGACATCCCGCGCGTGACGTTCGGCGGCTACATGTATTCCGCGAATCCGGCCGACCGCCTGCTGATCGTCGACAAGGCCCTGCGCCACGAGGGCGAGGAAGTCGCGCCCGGCCTCGTGCTGGAAAAACTGCTGCCCAAGGCGGCCGTCATGAATTACCGGGGGACCCGCTACCGTGTCCCGTATTGA
- a CDS encoding YjfB family protein produces the protein MDAVGIAKLATSIADTGTRQDVAIAVLKKSQDIQAAAATQLLDAVQSASPVQNLPSHLGNHVNTTA, from the coding sequence ATGGACGCCGTAGGTATCGCCAAGCTTGCCACCAGCATCGCCGACACCGGCACCCGCCAGGACGTCGCCATCGCCGTGCTGAAGAAGTCGCAGGACATCCAGGCCGCGGCGGCCACCCAGTTGCTGGATGCCGTGCAGTCGGCGTCGCCGGTGCAGAATCTGCCTTCGCACCTGGGCAACCACGTCAATACCACCGCCTGA
- a CDS encoding BufA1 family periplasmic bufferin-type metallophore, protein MNKRQALIAAALASVCAAQATAAGQMDAQAGNQEKCYGVAKAGQNDCGTATHGCAGMATADQDPAEWKYVPKGTCEKAGGKLDSPKQGK, encoded by the coding sequence ATGAACAAACGACAAGCCCTGATCGCCGCCGCGCTCGCGAGCGTCTGCGCCGCCCAGGCGACGGCCGCCGGCCAGATGGATGCGCAGGCCGGCAACCAGGAAAAATGCTACGGCGTGGCCAAGGCCGGCCAGAACGATTGCGGCACCGCCACCCACGGCTGCGCCGGCATGGCGACGGCCGACCAGGACCCGGCCGAGTGGAAATACGTTCCCAAGGGCACCTGCGAAAAAGCGGGCGGCAAGCTCGATTCGCCCAAGCAGGGCAAGTAA
- a CDS encoding CocE/NonD family hydrolase: MALAGLARAQSALPQYPALPSETPAEFTAPNAGFNYVKRTVMIPMRDGTKLNTIIIVPKGAQNAPILLTRTPYDASSLVSHADSSDLETILTGYDNAADIIAEEGYIRVVQDVRGKYGSEGDYVMNRPLHGPLNPTPVDHSTDTWDTIEWLTKNVPETNGRVGIIGISYDGFLPLMALVNPHPALKVAVPMNPMVDGWIGDDWFHNGAFRQVNMSYILEQVVTRANTAKWPITNYDDYDMYMRAGSAGALGRERGLEQSGFWNKLVAHPSYDDFWRLQAMDKILATQPVTVPTLLVHSLWDAEDIYGAIAVWKAIKPHDADNQVFLSLGPWSHGGAIGDGATLGTLKFGTDTALHWRRHVLKPFLARYLKGDASVPAIPTVTAFETGTKKWRNLAAWPAGCAAGCAIEPVALRLAAGQKAVLGGAADAKGYDEYVSDPAKPVPFRQRPIPPYGYDEAKGQTWPRWLADDQREASGRTDVATFVSDVLTAPVKISGEPVAHLVASTSGTDSDWVVKLIDVYPDQVGSQPAMGGYQLMVAGDIFRGRYREGFDKPKALAPNKALAYRFGLPTANHVFLPGHRIMVQVQSSWFPLYDRNPQTFVPNIFFAQPGDYKKATQRIYHSSYVELPLVRAAQ; encoded by the coding sequence TTGGCGCTCGCCGGCCTCGCCCGCGCGCAGTCGGCCCTGCCGCAATATCCCGCCCTGCCCTCCGAGACCCCGGCCGAATTCACGGCGCCGAATGCCGGCTTCAATTACGTGAAGCGCACGGTGATGATCCCGATGCGCGACGGCACGAAGCTCAACACCATCATCATCGTGCCGAAAGGCGCGCAGAACGCGCCGATCCTGCTGACGCGCACGCCGTACGACGCGTCGAGCCTCGTGAGCCACGCGGACAGCTCGGACCTGGAGACGATCCTGACGGGCTACGACAACGCGGCCGACATCATCGCCGAGGAAGGCTATATCCGCGTCGTGCAGGACGTGCGCGGCAAGTACGGTTCCGAAGGCGACTACGTGATGAACCGCCCGCTGCACGGGCCGCTGAACCCCACGCCCGTCGACCATTCGACCGACACCTGGGACACGATCGAATGGCTGACGAAAAACGTCCCCGAGACGAACGGCCGCGTGGGCATCATCGGCATCTCGTACGACGGCTTCCTGCCGCTGATGGCGCTCGTGAATCCGCACCCGGCGCTGAAGGTCGCGGTGCCGATGAACCCGATGGTGGACGGCTGGATAGGCGACGACTGGTTCCACAACGGCGCCTTCCGCCAGGTCAATATGTCGTACATCCTCGAGCAGGTCGTCACGCGCGCCAACACGGCCAAGTGGCCGATCACGAACTACGACGACTACGACATGTATATGCGGGCCGGTTCGGCGGGCGCGCTGGGGCGCGAGCGGGGCCTGGAACAAAGCGGCTTCTGGAACAAGCTCGTCGCGCACCCGAGCTACGACGACTTCTGGCGGCTGCAGGCGATGGACAAGATCCTCGCCACGCAACCCGTCACCGTACCGACCTTGCTCGTGCACAGCCTGTGGGACGCGGAAGACATCTACGGCGCCATCGCCGTGTGGAAGGCGATCAAGCCGCACGATGCGGACAACCAGGTGTTCCTGTCGCTGGGCCCGTGGTCGCACGGTGGCGCCATCGGCGATGGCGCCACGCTCGGCACGCTGAAGTTCGGCACCGACACGGCGCTGCACTGGCGCCGGCACGTGCTGAAACCGTTCCTCGCGCGCTACCTGAAAGGCGACGCGTCCGTGCCCGCGATCCCCACCGTGACCGCGTTCGAGACGGGCACGAAAAAGTGGCGCAACCTGGCCGCGTGGCCTGCCGGTTGCGCCGCCGGCTGCGCCATCGAACCCGTCGCATTGCGCCTGGCCGCGGGCCAGAAGGCCGTGCTGGGCGGCGCGGCGGATGCGAAAGGCTATGACGAATACGTGTCCGATCCCGCGAAGCCGGTGCCCTTCCGCCAGCGCCCGATCCCGCCGTACGGCTACGACGAGGCCAAGGGCCAGACGTGGCCGCGCTGGCTCGCGGACGACCAGCGCGAGGCGTCCGGCCGCACGGACGTCGCGACCTTCGTGTCCGACGTGCTCACCGCGCCCGTGAAAATCAGCGGCGAGCCCGTCGCCCACCTCGTCGCCTCGACGAGCGGCACCGACTCGGACTGGGTCGTCAAGTTGATCGACGTGTATCCGGACCAGGTGGGATCGCAACCGGCCATGGGCGGCTACCAGCTGATGGTCGCCGGCGACATCTTCCGCGGCCGCTACCGCGAGGGCTTCGACAAGCCGAAGGCGCTGGCGCCGAACAAGGCATTGGCTTACCGCTTTGGCCTGCCGACCGCGAACCACGTGTTCCTGCCCGGCCACCGCATCATGGTACAGGTGCAGTCGAGCTGGTTCCCGCTGTACGACCGCAATCCGCAAACGTTCGTTCCCAACATCTTCTTCGCCCAGCCGGGCGACTACAAGAAGGCCACGCAGCGCATCTACCACAGCAGCTACGTCGAACTGCCGCTCGTCCGGGCCGCGCAATGA
- a CDS encoding RNA-binding S4 domain-containing protein, with the protein MQTTTFELTSEFIELNQLLKLVGVVDSGGAGKHVVASGDVSVDGKKELRKTAKIRAGQVVTLGDIRIDVR; encoded by the coding sequence ATGCAAACAACAACTTTTGAATTGACATCGGAGTTCATCGAACTGAACCAGCTGCTGAAGCTGGTCGGCGTGGTGGACAGCGGCGGTGCCGGCAAGCACGTGGTGGCGAGCGGCGACGTGTCCGTCGATGGCAAGAAGGAACTGCGCAAGACGGCCAAGATCCGTGCGGGTCAGGTGGTGACGCTGGGGGATATCCGCATCGACGTGCGCTGA